In one window of Mercurialis annua linkage group LG4, ddMerAnnu1.2, whole genome shotgun sequence DNA:
- the LOC126676994 gene encoding NADPH-dependent diflavin oxidoreductase 1 isoform X2 has translation MEEQSMKLVILYATETGNALDAAERIGREAERRGCPVILCSMDQFDPCNLPHEDAVIFVVSTTGQGDTPDSMKGFWRFLLRKNLSKQWLEGVHYAVFGLGDSGYQKFNFVAKKLDRRLLDLGAMAIVERGLGDDQHPSGYEGALDIWMSSLWSALCHINPKFLPKGSDYAAQEQMLIDQPKYQITYHETDNMDSQLSTAADPKYVQMQIERACSMSPGKFAHAKDKPDCFLKMGINYEVGDVLELLPGQDPAAVDSFVRRCNLDPESLITVHPRVTESAQCHAPNVPIRLKSFVELTMDIASASPRRYFFEVMSFFATTQHEKERLQYFSSPEGRDDLYQYNQKERRTVLEVLEDFPSVQMPFEWLVQLVPPLKTRLFSISSSPSAHPNQVHLTVNVVSWTTPFKRKRAGLCSTWLAKLNPQQSVSIPAWFRKGSLPPPPPSLPLIIVGPGTGCAPFRGFVEERAMQDLSGGAAPIMFFFGCRNEENDFLYRDLWLTHALDGGLLSEGRGGGFYVAFSRDQPQKVYVQHKIRKHSKRIWEFVLEGASIYVAGSSTKMPSDVMSAFEEIISEEGGVSKETAATLLRKLEKDGKYHVEAWS, from the exons atggaGGAGCAGTCTATGAAGCTGGTGATACTTTATGCAACTGAAACTGGAAACGCTCTGGACGCGGCGGAGCGTATTGGCCGTGAAGCGGAGCGCAGAGGCTGCCCTGTCATTCTTTGTTCTATGGATCAGTTTGATCCT TGTAATTTACCTCATGAAGACGCTGTAATCTTTGTTGTTTCTACTACAGGCCAGGGAGACACACCAGATTCCATGAAg GGTTTTTGGAGGTTTTTATTGAGGAAAAATCTGTCTAAGCAATGGCTGGAAGGAGTTCATTATGCTGTTTTTGGATTGGGTGATTCTGGTTACCAGAAATTTAAT TTTGTGGCAAAGAAGCTTGATAGAAGACTTTTGGATCTTGGGGCGATGGCTATTGTTGAAAGAGGTTTGGGAGATGACCAGCACCCTTCAGG ATATGAAGGTGCATTGGATATTTGGATGTCATCCTTGTGGAGTGCACTGTGCCACATTAATCCAAAGTTTCTCCCAAAAGGTTCAGATTATGCAGCTCAAGAACAAATGTTGATTGATCAACCAAAATACCAAATAACATATCATGAAACTGACAACATGGACTCACAGCTATCTACTGCCGCAG ATCCAAAATATGTTCAGATGCAAATTGAGAGAGCTTGTTCTATGTCACCTGGAAAATTTGCTCATGCTAAGGACAAACCTGATTGCTTTCTTAAAATG GGAATCAATTACGAAGTTGGTGATGTACTTGAACTTCTCCCTGGTCAAGATCCTGCTGCAGTGGATTCTTTTGTACGGCGCTGTAATTTGGACCCTGAATCACTCATCACC GTGCACCCTAGAGTGACAGAGAGTGCTCAATGTCATGCCCCTAATGTTCCCATCAGGCTAAAATCTTTTGTCGAATTGACAATGGATATTGCGTCAGCTTCTCCTAGACGCTATTTCTTTGAG gTCATGAGCTTTTTTGCAACAACTCAACATGAAAAGGAGAGACTGCAATATTTTTCATCACCTGAAGGAAGAGATGATCTGTATCAATACAACCAAAAGGAACGAAGAACTGTGCTGGAG GTACTAGAGGATTTCCCTTCCGTGCAAATGCCTTTTGAGTGGCTTGTGCAGTTGGTTCCTCCATTGAAAACAAGGCTTTTCTCCatttcttcttctccttcaGCACATCCAAATCAAGTGCATTTGACAGTGAATGTAGTTTCTTGGACGACACCTTTTAAACGGAAGCGAGCTGGACTCTGCTCCACATGGCTTGCCAAACTCAATCCACAACAAA GTGTGTCTATTCCAGCATGGTTTCGGAAAGGTTCTCTTCCCCCTCCACCACCGTCGCTTCCCCTTATTATTGTTGGACCCGGAACAGGATGTGCACCTTTTCGCGGATTTGTAGAGGAAAGGGCAATGCAAGACCTGTCTGGTGGAGCTGCTCCAATTATGTTCTTCTTTGGTTGCCGAAATGAGGAGAACGACttcctttatagagatttatgGTTGACTCATGCACTAGATGGTGGATTGCTCTCTGAAGGAAGGGGTGGAGGTTTTTACGTTGCCTTTTCGAGAGATCAGCCACAAAAGGTTTATGTGCAGCATAAAATTCGCAAACATAGCAAAAGGATTTGGGAATTTGTTTTAGAGGGAGCTTCTATCTATGTTGCGGGATCTTCAACCAAAATGCCGTCAGATGTAATGTCTGCTTTTGAGGAAATTATATCTGAAGAAGGTGGGGTTTCCAAGGAAACTGCTGCAACTCTTCTTAGAAAGTTGGAAAAGGATGGTAAATACCATGTTGAAGCATGGTCTTGa
- the LOC126676994 gene encoding NADPH-dependent diflavin oxidoreductase 1 isoform X1 produces the protein MEEQSMKLVILYATETGNALDAAERIGREAERRGCPVILCSMDQFDPCNLPHEDAVIFVVSTTGQGDTPDSMKGFWRFLLRKNLSKQWLEGVHYAVFGLGDSGYQKFNFVAKKLDRRLLDLGAMAIVERGLGDDQHPSGYEGALDIWMSSLWSALCHINPKFLPKGSDYAAQEQMLIDQPKYQITYHETDNMDSQLSTAADPKYVQMQIERACSMSPGKFAHAKDKPDCFLKMVKNQSLTKAGCGKDVRHFEFESVSCGINYEVGDVLELLPGQDPAAVDSFVRRCNLDPESLITVHPRVTESAQCHAPNVPIRLKSFVELTMDIASASPRRYFFEVMSFFATTQHEKERLQYFSSPEGRDDLYQYNQKERRTVLEVLEDFPSVQMPFEWLVQLVPPLKTRLFSISSSPSAHPNQVHLTVNVVSWTTPFKRKRAGLCSTWLAKLNPQQSVSIPAWFRKGSLPPPPPSLPLIIVGPGTGCAPFRGFVEERAMQDLSGGAAPIMFFFGCRNEENDFLYRDLWLTHALDGGLLSEGRGGGFYVAFSRDQPQKVYVQHKIRKHSKRIWEFVLEGASIYVAGSSTKMPSDVMSAFEEIISEEGGVSKETAATLLRKLEKDGKYHVEAWS, from the exons atggaGGAGCAGTCTATGAAGCTGGTGATACTTTATGCAACTGAAACTGGAAACGCTCTGGACGCGGCGGAGCGTATTGGCCGTGAAGCGGAGCGCAGAGGCTGCCCTGTCATTCTTTGTTCTATGGATCAGTTTGATCCT TGTAATTTACCTCATGAAGACGCTGTAATCTTTGTTGTTTCTACTACAGGCCAGGGAGACACACCAGATTCCATGAAg GGTTTTTGGAGGTTTTTATTGAGGAAAAATCTGTCTAAGCAATGGCTGGAAGGAGTTCATTATGCTGTTTTTGGATTGGGTGATTCTGGTTACCAGAAATTTAAT TTTGTGGCAAAGAAGCTTGATAGAAGACTTTTGGATCTTGGGGCGATGGCTATTGTTGAAAGAGGTTTGGGAGATGACCAGCACCCTTCAGG ATATGAAGGTGCATTGGATATTTGGATGTCATCCTTGTGGAGTGCACTGTGCCACATTAATCCAAAGTTTCTCCCAAAAGGTTCAGATTATGCAGCTCAAGAACAAATGTTGATTGATCAACCAAAATACCAAATAACATATCATGAAACTGACAACATGGACTCACAGCTATCTACTGCCGCAG ATCCAAAATATGTTCAGATGCAAATTGAGAGAGCTTGTTCTATGTCACCTGGAAAATTTGCTCATGCTAAGGACAAACCTGATTGCTTTCTTAAAATG GTCAAGAATCAATCGTTGACTAAAGCAGGCTGTGGAAAAGATGTGCGccattttgaatttgaatctGTTTCATGT GGAATCAATTACGAAGTTGGTGATGTACTTGAACTTCTCCCTGGTCAAGATCCTGCTGCAGTGGATTCTTTTGTACGGCGCTGTAATTTGGACCCTGAATCACTCATCACC GTGCACCCTAGAGTGACAGAGAGTGCTCAATGTCATGCCCCTAATGTTCCCATCAGGCTAAAATCTTTTGTCGAATTGACAATGGATATTGCGTCAGCTTCTCCTAGACGCTATTTCTTTGAG gTCATGAGCTTTTTTGCAACAACTCAACATGAAAAGGAGAGACTGCAATATTTTTCATCACCTGAAGGAAGAGATGATCTGTATCAATACAACCAAAAGGAACGAAGAACTGTGCTGGAG GTACTAGAGGATTTCCCTTCCGTGCAAATGCCTTTTGAGTGGCTTGTGCAGTTGGTTCCTCCATTGAAAACAAGGCTTTTCTCCatttcttcttctccttcaGCACATCCAAATCAAGTGCATTTGACAGTGAATGTAGTTTCTTGGACGACACCTTTTAAACGGAAGCGAGCTGGACTCTGCTCCACATGGCTTGCCAAACTCAATCCACAACAAA GTGTGTCTATTCCAGCATGGTTTCGGAAAGGTTCTCTTCCCCCTCCACCACCGTCGCTTCCCCTTATTATTGTTGGACCCGGAACAGGATGTGCACCTTTTCGCGGATTTGTAGAGGAAAGGGCAATGCAAGACCTGTCTGGTGGAGCTGCTCCAATTATGTTCTTCTTTGGTTGCCGAAATGAGGAGAACGACttcctttatagagatttatgGTTGACTCATGCACTAGATGGTGGATTGCTCTCTGAAGGAAGGGGTGGAGGTTTTTACGTTGCCTTTTCGAGAGATCAGCCACAAAAGGTTTATGTGCAGCATAAAATTCGCAAACATAGCAAAAGGATTTGGGAATTTGTTTTAGAGGGAGCTTCTATCTATGTTGCGGGATCTTCAACCAAAATGCCGTCAGATGTAATGTCTGCTTTTGAGGAAATTATATCTGAAGAAGGTGGGGTTTCCAAGGAAACTGCTGCAACTCTTCTTAGAAAGTTGGAAAAGGATGGTAAATACCATGTTGAAGCATGGTCTTGa
- the LOC126676994 gene encoding NADPH-dependent diflavin oxidoreductase 1 isoform X3 — MKGFWRFLLRKNLSKQWLEGVHYAVFGLGDSGYQKFNFVAKKLDRRLLDLGAMAIVERGLGDDQHPSGYEGALDIWMSSLWSALCHINPKFLPKGSDYAAQEQMLIDQPKYQITYHETDNMDSQLSTAADPKYVQMQIERACSMSPGKFAHAKDKPDCFLKMVKNQSLTKAGCGKDVRHFEFESVSCGINYEVGDVLELLPGQDPAAVDSFVRRCNLDPESLITVHPRVTESAQCHAPNVPIRLKSFVELTMDIASASPRRYFFEVMSFFATTQHEKERLQYFSSPEGRDDLYQYNQKERRTVLEVLEDFPSVQMPFEWLVQLVPPLKTRLFSISSSPSAHPNQVHLTVNVVSWTTPFKRKRAGLCSTWLAKLNPQQSVSIPAWFRKGSLPPPPPSLPLIIVGPGTGCAPFRGFVEERAMQDLSGGAAPIMFFFGCRNEENDFLYRDLWLTHALDGGLLSEGRGGGFYVAFSRDQPQKVYVQHKIRKHSKRIWEFVLEGASIYVAGSSTKMPSDVMSAFEEIISEEGGVSKETAATLLRKLEKDGKYHVEAWS, encoded by the exons ATGAAg GGTTTTTGGAGGTTTTTATTGAGGAAAAATCTGTCTAAGCAATGGCTGGAAGGAGTTCATTATGCTGTTTTTGGATTGGGTGATTCTGGTTACCAGAAATTTAAT TTTGTGGCAAAGAAGCTTGATAGAAGACTTTTGGATCTTGGGGCGATGGCTATTGTTGAAAGAGGTTTGGGAGATGACCAGCACCCTTCAGG ATATGAAGGTGCATTGGATATTTGGATGTCATCCTTGTGGAGTGCACTGTGCCACATTAATCCAAAGTTTCTCCCAAAAGGTTCAGATTATGCAGCTCAAGAACAAATGTTGATTGATCAACCAAAATACCAAATAACATATCATGAAACTGACAACATGGACTCACAGCTATCTACTGCCGCAG ATCCAAAATATGTTCAGATGCAAATTGAGAGAGCTTGTTCTATGTCACCTGGAAAATTTGCTCATGCTAAGGACAAACCTGATTGCTTTCTTAAAATG GTCAAGAATCAATCGTTGACTAAAGCAGGCTGTGGAAAAGATGTGCGccattttgaatttgaatctGTTTCATGT GGAATCAATTACGAAGTTGGTGATGTACTTGAACTTCTCCCTGGTCAAGATCCTGCTGCAGTGGATTCTTTTGTACGGCGCTGTAATTTGGACCCTGAATCACTCATCACC GTGCACCCTAGAGTGACAGAGAGTGCTCAATGTCATGCCCCTAATGTTCCCATCAGGCTAAAATCTTTTGTCGAATTGACAATGGATATTGCGTCAGCTTCTCCTAGACGCTATTTCTTTGAG gTCATGAGCTTTTTTGCAACAACTCAACATGAAAAGGAGAGACTGCAATATTTTTCATCACCTGAAGGAAGAGATGATCTGTATCAATACAACCAAAAGGAACGAAGAACTGTGCTGGAG GTACTAGAGGATTTCCCTTCCGTGCAAATGCCTTTTGAGTGGCTTGTGCAGTTGGTTCCTCCATTGAAAACAAGGCTTTTCTCCatttcttcttctccttcaGCACATCCAAATCAAGTGCATTTGACAGTGAATGTAGTTTCTTGGACGACACCTTTTAAACGGAAGCGAGCTGGACTCTGCTCCACATGGCTTGCCAAACTCAATCCACAACAAA GTGTGTCTATTCCAGCATGGTTTCGGAAAGGTTCTCTTCCCCCTCCACCACCGTCGCTTCCCCTTATTATTGTTGGACCCGGAACAGGATGTGCACCTTTTCGCGGATTTGTAGAGGAAAGGGCAATGCAAGACCTGTCTGGTGGAGCTGCTCCAATTATGTTCTTCTTTGGTTGCCGAAATGAGGAGAACGACttcctttatagagatttatgGTTGACTCATGCACTAGATGGTGGATTGCTCTCTGAAGGAAGGGGTGGAGGTTTTTACGTTGCCTTTTCGAGAGATCAGCCACAAAAGGTTTATGTGCAGCATAAAATTCGCAAACATAGCAAAAGGATTTGGGAATTTGTTTTAGAGGGAGCTTCTATCTATGTTGCGGGATCTTCAACCAAAATGCCGTCAGATGTAATGTCTGCTTTTGAGGAAATTATATCTGAAGAAGGTGGGGTTTCCAAGGAAACTGCTGCAACTCTTCTTAGAAAGTTGGAAAAGGATGGTAAATACCATGTTGAAGCATGGTCTTGa
- the LOC126676994 gene encoding NADPH-dependent diflavin oxidoreductase 1 isoform X4, which yields MSFFATTQHEKERLQYFSSPEGRDDLYQYNQKERRTVLEVLEDFPSVQMPFEWLVQLVPPLKTRLFSISSSPSAHPNQVHLTVNVVSWTTPFKRKRAGLCSTWLAKLNPQQSVSIPAWFRKGSLPPPPPSLPLIIVGPGTGCAPFRGFVEERAMQDLSGGAAPIMFFFGCRNEENDFLYRDLWLTHALDGGLLSEGRGGGFYVAFSRDQPQKVYVQHKIRKHSKRIWEFVLEGASIYVAGSSTKMPSDVMSAFEEIISEEGGVSKETAATLLRKLEKDGKYHVEAWS from the exons ATGAGCTTTTTTGCAACAACTCAACATGAAAAGGAGAGACTGCAATATTTTTCATCACCTGAAGGAAGAGATGATCTGTATCAATACAACCAAAAGGAACGAAGAACTGTGCTGGAG GTACTAGAGGATTTCCCTTCCGTGCAAATGCCTTTTGAGTGGCTTGTGCAGTTGGTTCCTCCATTGAAAACAAGGCTTTTCTCCatttcttcttctccttcaGCACATCCAAATCAAGTGCATTTGACAGTGAATGTAGTTTCTTGGACGACACCTTTTAAACGGAAGCGAGCTGGACTCTGCTCCACATGGCTTGCCAAACTCAATCCACAACAAA GTGTGTCTATTCCAGCATGGTTTCGGAAAGGTTCTCTTCCCCCTCCACCACCGTCGCTTCCCCTTATTATTGTTGGACCCGGAACAGGATGTGCACCTTTTCGCGGATTTGTAGAGGAAAGGGCAATGCAAGACCTGTCTGGTGGAGCTGCTCCAATTATGTTCTTCTTTGGTTGCCGAAATGAGGAGAACGACttcctttatagagatttatgGTTGACTCATGCACTAGATGGTGGATTGCTCTCTGAAGGAAGGGGTGGAGGTTTTTACGTTGCCTTTTCGAGAGATCAGCCACAAAAGGTTTATGTGCAGCATAAAATTCGCAAACATAGCAAAAGGATTTGGGAATTTGTTTTAGAGGGAGCTTCTATCTATGTTGCGGGATCTTCAACCAAAATGCCGTCAGATGTAATGTCTGCTTTTGAGGAAATTATATCTGAAGAAGGTGGGGTTTCCAAGGAAACTGCTGCAACTCTTCTTAGAAAGTTGGAAAAGGATGGTAAATACCATGTTGAAGCATGGTCTTGa
- the LOC126676996 gene encoding glutathione S-transferase zeta class-like, with protein MASVKGEESSSKLKLYSYWRSSCSYRVRIALNLKGISYDYVPVNLVQGQQFTPEFLQLNPIGYVPVLVDGDIVISDSFAILLYLEDKYPERPLLPSDLQKRAISIQAANIVSSSIQPLQNLAVLKYIGEKVSPDERVPWVQFHIQKGFTALEKLLTDHAGRYAVGDEVSLADAFIEPQIHAAIKRFNVDMTKFPLLSRLHEAYNELPAFQNAMPEVQPDTPSSASQ; from the coding sequence ATGGCGAGTGTTAAAGGAGAAGAATCGTCCAGCAAGCTGAAGTTGTATTCGTATTGGAGAAGTTCTTGTTCCTATCGTGTCAGAATCGCGCTCAATCTCAAAGGAATAAGTTATGATTATGTACCAGTTAACTTGGTTCAAGGCCAACAATTCACTCCTGAGTTCTTGCAGCTGAATCCAATTGGGTATGTGCCTGTGCTGGTTGATGGAGATATTGTTATTTCGGATTCTTTTGCTATCCTGTTGTATCTTGAAGACAAGTATCCTGAGCGCCCGCTGTTGCCCTCTGATCTCCAGAAAAGAGCCATCTCGATTCAGGCTGCTAATATTGTTTCCTCTAGCATTCAGCCTCTCCAGAATCTAGCTGTGCTTAAATATATCGGGGAAAAGGTGAGTCCCGATGAGAGAGTTCCTTGGGTTCAATTTCACATTCAAAAAGGCTTTACTGCTCTTGAGAAGCTGCTGACTGACCATGCTGGAAGATATGCTGTTGGAGATGAAGTTTCCTTGGCGGATGCGTTTATTGAACCGCAGATCCATGCAGCAATTAAAAGGTTCAATGTCGACATGACTAAGTTCCCTCTTCTATCAAGGCTGCACGAGGCGTACAACGAGCTACCTGCATTTCAGAATGCTATGCCAGAGGTGCAACCAGATACCCCTTCATCTGCCTCCCAGTAA
- the LOC126676997 gene encoding 30S ribosomal protein 3, chloroplastic-like: protein MATPTQPKISYSLKPSNLTSKTFFKTTNCNIHSSSSTLCLNTVQNFSKLKLSASAADSIVSQEESPTHKQKLGVVVKPMEKPRIVLKLIWMEKAIGVALDQVIPGFGSIPLSPYYFWPNEDAWEQLKVLLESKPWISRKQMHLLLNQATDIINLWQGSGSNSL from the exons ATGGCAACACCAACACAACCCAAAATCAGTTATTCTCTAAAACCCTCAAATCTCACTTCCAAAACCTTTTTTAAAACTACTAACTGCAACATAcactcttcttcttctactcTATGTCTCAACACAGTTCAAAACTTCTCAAAACTAAAACTTTCAGCTTCAGCAGCTGACTCAATTGTCTCTCAAGAAGAATCGCCCACTCACAAACAG AAGCTTGGAGTGGTGGTGAAGCCAATGGAGAAGCCAAGGATAGTGTTGAAGCTAATTTGGATGGAGAAGGCAATTGGAGTTGCACTAGACCAGGTGATACCAGGTTTTGGCTCTATTCCTTTAAGTCCTTACTACTTTTGGCCCAACGAAGATGCTTGGGAACAGCTTAAGGTGTTGCTTGAAAGCAAACCCTGGATTTCGCGAAAGCAAATGCATTTACTTCTTAATCAGGCTACTGATATCATTAACCTCTGGCAAGGAAGTGGTTCCAATTCCTTGTGA
- the LOC126676483 gene encoding uncharacterized protein LOC126676483: protein MNLFDLLLGRRFRASKFKILAKLAISRVAILKNQRQVRYSLAKSDVIQLLNLGHQERALLRVEQMIKEQNLIDAFVMIENYCYLLLDRVMLLKKEKECHDEVKEAISSLIFASSRCGEFPELHQIRGIFVSKFGKELATRAIELRNNCGVNPKIIQKLSVRQPSFDIRLKVLKDTASENGIVLNLEEDAPKPQDKSRGPQEIDNTLALAEVSSPDNKLCEPLKVRKYTDAASAALVAFKSAAYAATAARAAVELSRTETRGSNQDYHPFDESIIPYEDSEEKENSDSTLVFDKTYPIYYPSSESDGENLAENNERMHLKEPEMIKDKPGIDRTSASSTVSERNIPSAEHRDMNSYRSPRVPTNEIQSLTSLMEEYDSDDDVNQLPQKSPIWISLNPEDDKVEGRSNSAKMQRRNSDKQLNLQQAKLDKRPLSMRTGRVKRD from the exons atgAATCTTTTCGATTTACTTCTTGGAAGGAGATTCAGAGCCTCAAAATTCAAGATTCTTGCAAAACTTGCAATCTCTAGAGTTGCTATACTCAAGAATCAGAGACAAGTTCGTTATTCCCTTGCAAAATCTGATGTAATTCAGCTTCTGAATCTCGGTCATCAAGAACGAGCTCTACTTCGC GTTGAGCAAATGATCAAGGAGCAGAATTTGATAGATGCCTTCGTCATGATCGAGAATTATTGCTACCTGCTACTAGATAGGGTTATGCTACTTAAGAAAGAGAA GGAGTGCCATGATGAAGTCAAGGAAGCTATATCAAGCTTGATCTTTGCATCTTCAAGATGTGGAGAATTTCCAGAACTGCACCAGATTCGTGGGATTTTCGTGTCAAAATTTGGGAAAGAATTAGCTACTCGTGCTATTGAGCTGCGAAATAACTGTGGAGTGAATCCTAAG ATTATACAAAAGCTGTCGGTTCGACAACCAAGCTTTGATATCAGATTGAAAGTCCTGAAGGATACAGCTTCAGAGAATGGTATTGTCTTGAATTTGGAGGAAGATGCTCCTAAGCCTCAAGACAAATCAAGGGGACCGCAAGAAATCGATAATACTCTTGCTTTGGCCGAGGTGTCGAGTCCTGATAATAAGTTATGTGAACCACTGAAAGTAAGGAAGTATACAGATGCAGCTAGTGCTGCTCTAGTGGCTTTTAAATCGGCAGCTTACGCAGCAACAGCTGCAAGAGCTGCTGTCGAGCTCTCGAGAACTGAAACTCGGGGAAGTAATCAAGATTATCATCCCTTTGATGAGTCAATTATACCATATGAAGATTCAGAGGAGAAGGAAAACTCGGATAGTACATTAGTATTTGACAAAACTTATCCAATTTACTATCCGAGCTCTGAATCAGATGGTGAAAATTTGGCAGAAAACAATGAAAGAATGCATCTCAAGGAACCGGAGATGATCAAAGATAAGCCTGGCATAGACAGAACTTCTGCTTCAAGCACAGTTTCTGAAAGGAACATTCCATCAGCAGAGCACCGAGATATGAATTCTTATAGAAGTCCAAGAGTCCCCACAAATGAAATCCAAAGCCTTACCAGTTTGATGGAGGAATATGACTCAGATGATGATGTGAATCAGCTGCCACAGAAATCCCCAATCTGGATTTCACTAAATCCTGAAGATGACAAGGTAGAAGGAAGATCTAACTCGGCAAAAATGCAGAGGAGAAACTCGGACAAGCAACTAAATTTGCAGCAAGCAAAACTAGATAAAAGACCTTTATCAATGAGAACTGGGAGAGTAAAGAGGGATTGA